The Vairimorpha necatrix chromosome 11, complete sequence genome window below encodes:
- a CDS encoding mRNA-capping enzyme subunit beta: MDKFEWFSVIKSSLLKYSSIKYEIEARIGRIYNKETESRMKLLSLVPVVFSKLPSQHSFVPGVDLWDFKSLKKDLTNSSFKKVDKDTISSSSTKLDKDFTIIFKEHIEDSFKYLRNGNRIRFINNEYRFCEKKCKIQVLDLYLPDYKYDVRISIMTEEKQMQRHTQSPVEFVRHRDRDTFTDKWFNYDFTVVRKNKEVTYEIEIEVEDLNYKVEEFITTFTKMNILNN; the protein is encoded by the coding sequence ATGGATAAATTTGAGTGGTTCTCAGTTATAAAATCCAGTCTACTAAAATACTCTTCTATAAAATACGAGATAGAAGCCCGTATAGGAAGAATCTACAATAAGGAGACAGAGTCAAGGATGAAGTTACTCTCTCTTGTCCCAGTAGTCTTCTCTAAATTACCAAGTCAACATTCATTTGTCCCTGGGGTGGACTTATGGGACTTCAAGAgcttaaaaaaagatttaactAATtcaagttttaaaaaagtggATAAAGACACAATATCGTCATCTTCAACTAAATTAGATAAAGACTTTACTATCATCTTTAAGGAACACATAGAAGActcttttaaatatcttaGAAATGGTAACAGAATAAGATTCATAAATAATGAGTACAGATTCTGTGAGAAGAAGTGTAAGATACAAGTCCTGGACTTGTATCTTCCagattataaatatgatgTAAGAATAAGTATCATGACAGAAGAGAAGCAAATGCAGAGACACACTCAAAGCCCAGTGGAATTTGTAAGACACAGAGACAGAGACACTTTCACAGACAAGTGGTTCAATTATGACTTCACAGTAGTAAGGAAGAATAAAGAAGTGACTTATGAAATAGAAATAGAAGTAGAAGATCTGAATTATAAAGTAGAGGAATTTATAACAACCTTCACTAAAATGAACATactaaataattaa
- a CDS encoding GTP-binding nuclear protein GSP1 yields MAKEENSRKFKICLIGDGGVGKTTYINRVLDGPFCKEYIATQGVVVHKATFWVSTEHSIIFDVWDTAGQEKKAGLKDLYYLGADGAMFFYDVTSRISANNLNTWIKNFKTAAGEDKPIIVVANKVDNVDRKVNKKNILNNLKMYDYDYCEVSAKTTHNFAQPFLLLARKLSNNSSLVFVSNVDLRPTNVNYDVTNEVDEDYDFARQAQIEE; encoded by the coding sequence ATGGCAAAGGAAGAAAAttcaagaaaatttaaaatctgTCTAATTGGTGACGGGGGTGTAGGAAAAACAACTTACATAAATAGAGTCTTAGACGGCCCATTCTGTAAGGAATATATCGCCACTCAAGGTGTAGTAGTCCATAAAGCTACATTCTGGGTCTCAACTGAACACTCTATAATCTTCGACGTATGGGATACAGCAGGCCAGGAAAAGAAAGCAGGtctaaaagatttatattatctAGGAGCAGACGGGGCAATGTTCTTCTACGATGTAACTAGTAGAATATCAGCCAATAATCTCAATACTTGGATTAAGAACTTTAAAACTGCGGCCGGGGAAGATAAGCCTATAATAGTAGTGGCTAATAAAGTAGACAATGTTGATAGAAAAGTCAATAAGAAGAATATTCTTAATAATCTGAAAATGTATGACTACGACTACTGTGAAGTCAGTGCTAAAACAACTCATAATTTCGCGCAGCCCTTTTTGTTATTAGCTAGGAAATTGAGTAATAATAGTAGCTTAGTGTTTGTATCTAATGTGGATTTGAGACCTACTAATGTCAATTATGATGTGACTAATGAAGTAGATGAAGATTATGACTTCGCGAGACAAGCTCAGATAGAAGAATAA
- a CDS encoding mRNA-capping enzyme subunit beta-like protein, which yields MDNNHTNKTIHPTNKTIHHDNKFVHHDNKFVLHDKNHDNKSFKSVFSDLILNDNNLSLFFGKIVHKVTEHAFSLNILNPIILSRLPSLYKFRVKNKEILTKSVSSSYTPDLVEPVSINYIYLPSKIYDVMIYQYKGDKRQETRLKMGKNKECVLEVHEKNVERLMEYIMGLCDDIHYKYNKIYI from the coding sequence ATGGATAATAATCACACTAATAAAACTATACATCCCACTAATAAAACTATACATCATGATAATAAGTTTGTACATCATGATAATAAGTTTGTACTTCatgataaaaatcatgATAATAAATCTTTCAAGTCTGTTTTCTCTGATCTCATTCTAAATGATAATAATCTCTCTCTCTTCTTCGGTAAGATTGTCCACAAGGTCACTGAACACGCCTTTTCTCTCAATATCCTCAATCCCATCATTCTCTCCCGTCTTCCTTCTCTCTACAAATTCAGAGTCAAGAATAAGGAGATATTGACCAAGAGTGTCTCTTCTTCTTACACTCCTGATTTAGTGGAGCCTGTgtctataaattatatttatcttcCTAGTAAGATTTATGATGTGATGATCTACCAGTATAAAGGAGATAAGAGACAGGAGACCAGACTCAAGATGGGGAAGAATAAAGAGTGTGTATTAGAAGTCCATGAGAAGAATGTGGAGAGACTTATGGAGTATATTATGGGCTTATGTGATGACATACActataaatacaataaaatatatatatga